TCCTTCTGTCATTCGGCCAGCGCGTGTAACACAAAAGAATGACATctgtttccttttcttccttgGGCTCTCTTTCATTTGTGGGAGGCTATTTATTCCACTTGCCTACTTTTCGCATCGACTGGGTAGGACACGACGTCCAATGACAAAAGGAGGGAGAATTCCTTTTTCTTTGCAAGACATCTATCAATAAAGCCACGGTGGATTTTTCTTTTAGGAAAATGACATCATGGTTGGCTCtagagcatctccaacgctgACGCGCAAACTGAACACGACATCTGTCCGCGCACACGAGACAAGTCCACCGACACGAATGTGGGAGGCGGCCATCCAAAGCTTTTGCGCTTTGCAGCGGGGAATTAAGTGTTTAATTAATGGGAGAAGTATATTATTTGTCCCTAAACTCTTTCAAAAGTATAGAAATAGTCCCTGAATTCAAAAACCGACAAAACTTAGTCCCTCAACTTCTCAAACCGGATTAGTTTAGTCCCTCGTACCGCTTCGAGTGGTTTCCATCTGACGTGGACGCGGTTTTGACCAAAAACTTGACATGTCACCTAGGTTTGACCGCCACGTCACAGTCCATgtcatttttttttcaaaacacAGTGCATGTCACCAAGGGTGCCCGGTACTCCCAGGCGCGGCGAGTTCGGATGAGAAGCCGGACAGCGTCGTCCATGACGGTCATGGGGCGGAGATGAAGCGCTCGAGCGCACAGAGGAGCTCGGCGACCCATGGCGTGGCGTTGGCAGACGAGTGACTTGGCCTCCCTGTTGCACGGGCCGTCGAGCTGCAGCCTGCGCCCGGCACAACGCCTCTGACCTCCTGGACAGGAGGCCTGAGCTGGAGGAGGAGCTCGAGGCGACGAGCTCGGACAAGCCCTCCACGGGCACCTCCACTGACGGCGTTGGCCATGCATCCGATCGTATGCTACTCTTCTTCTATAACCGGGATCTTACGACTCTCATGCTTAATAAGTTGGCACCTCGTATGCAGCGGCGTGTAAGGTGCCGTCGACACGCACTGCTGCTCGCTGAGCATTATACCGAGCACCTTTCATGCACATGTCCGAGTCAAAAACCACACCTCGTCAACAGAAAAACACCCTAAGCGAGACGAGAGATTAAACTTCTCCGGTTTTAAAAGTTGAGGGACTAAACTTATCCGGTTTTGAAAGTTGAGGGACCAAGTTTTGCTGGTTTCGGAATCGAGGGGCCATTGCTATACTTTTGAAAGAGTTGAAGGACGAAAAATATACTTATATCCCTTAATTAATTACCTTCGCACTGTGAACCGAAAAAAAGAAACAGCTTTGCGGCAGGATTTAGGATCACATCCTCCTGGTTGTTCTTGTTTCCGTTTTGCTGCTGTTGTTGGCCGTGAGTTGGAGGGAGGACAGCCGCCTCGGGTTTACCTACCTTTTACGTGGCCACAACCCACAAGCTTGCGTCCATCCACTTCACGTGATGCAATCGGGTGAGACACCGCATCTCACACTTGCCGAGTCGACGTCGCACTCGTGGTAGCGAGCGAGTGTGGTATGATAACTCTGTCTGTGCTCGTGCCGTGTAACTCTCTCGTTCGTAGCTACTCcatccgtccgaaaatacttgtcatcaaaataaACGAAAAAAAATGTATGTAGAACTAAAATAGATCTAGATACATCTCCTTTTATTCATTTTggtgacaagtattttcggacgaagggagtactacTCCTAGATTAGATGAGAAATGGAGGAGGAATATTCCTGAGATATTGCGGCGTACTCATCCGAGACTCCGTGGAGGGCAGAGGGCCGCATGTGCCAATTAAGCTTCACAAGGCGGCGAGGAGAATTCATGTGCGGCTTTCGGAATTCGGCAGTAGTAGTGTGCCGAATTGCGGGGAGGCAGCAAGAGCATGTGGACGGAGACGGCATCTGTGTGCGTGGGACACATAAATCGACCACACAACACAAGGATGCCACTGCAAATGGCATATGCTTGATTTAATTGCTCGTTGGATTGCTATTGGTTCGCGTGCCAACAAAAATGCCGAGGAGAAGAACAAGAATAAAGACAAGAGGAGCTACTGTTGTTAGCGCGGAGATaattgtttgtttgtttgtgtgtgtgtcTATCTATTGGCATTTTATTATTTCGGAGCATTTTTTCTAGAATTTCCAGAGGTGTATTATTCCCGGCTCTCAATTGGTCGCGTTGTCCACAAATAGTACAAAATCAGTGCGCCGAAATATGAAATTTCTAATCTTTTTCGAAGCTTTGGTTTTGTTATTTTTTTCAGAGCTCCTTCGATGCCATATATCGCCATGATTTTTTTTTCATAAACCCAGAGGACCTTGAGCATTGTTGGTATACCACTTCTCTGTTCCAATTTACTGTTCATGCGGAAGTAGATGAGCTCAGGAACAGAAATCCGGGATGAGCATCTGTTTTTCATTCGGCTAGCACGTGTCACAAAAAACAATGGTATACTTTTCCTTTTCTCCCTTATGCTCTCATTCGTTTGTGGGAGAATATTTATTCCTCTTGCCTATTTATTTGTATCGTCCTTTGGTGGGACAAGACGTCGCATGGCACAAGGTGggagttttctttttctttttgaaagaatctatcttcttctttttttcgaGAAGGCCTAAGGCAATATATTAAGAATCACAAGATCTTACAAATACATCTAATACAAAAAAGAAAAATTATAATTAAAGTTTTAAGGGTGTCAATCTTCTTCCCCTGCATCCATCAGCGGCGGGCCATGAGCAAAGCTTGGTGCGTCTCTGCCTTTGCTGGAGCTGGCGGCGCAGAGGCTCGGAACAGCTGCGGAGCAAGGGGGGCGGCGGAGTTGCGAGTTGTTCGTCGCGAGGGAGGGGAGAGCAAATGGATCCGATAGGCCGAGGGGGTGAAATTGTTGCCATTTGTGGTGGGGTAGGCCTGTTGGGGCTGACATGACGGACACGCCCATGTCTGCTCTACATTTAGGCTGGATAAGAGGGGGTGCCGGTCGGTGCCCGGTTGTAGATGCTGTTATGCTAGCAACGTGCTCGTGTGTGGCAAACTGATTCAATGGTCCAGGAAGGAACGCAGGCGGCATATTCCGTGGATATTTGCTTGGGAGAGGAAAGAAAGACGGACCCCCATGCCATTCCATTCAACTCAATCCAACTAACTTGGAAGGAACGCGCAGCTCAGAGTCAGAGGAGGGGGCCGGTCTGGGTCAGGGTCCGGTCAGAGGCcagcgacggcgccgtcgccctCCCTCGATTCCCTTCAaacctggccgccgcccccaatTTCCTTCCCCTCCCCTCAAATTTGGCCGCCTCCCCTATTTTTATCCCCTCCTCCCCAGATTGCTCGTTCGCTCCTTGTATATCCCACAAGAAGAAGAGACGGATTCCCCTGCAGCTGCAGGCAGATTCATCGTCCCCTTCCTTGCCTCCATCCCTCCCTGGTACGTACCTCCCCTCCACCCTCCCTCCTTCTGGATTGGATTGGTTTGGATCCCTTCTCCTCGCCGGAATCGGCCGAATCTCCTCCCCCTCCCGGCGTTTTCTGTGGTTTCGATTTGGTTTCCGGCGCCCCTTCCCCGACCCCGACGCCGCTCGGCTCGAATCAACTGCTTCCCGTTCCCGGAAGAAATCTggcttcgtcttcttcttcctccagcttTACTGGAAAAAGATGAAGATTTCCAGCAATCCAGCTTGTCCAGCAATGGCGGAGCACGCAAAAGCGAAAGCCAAAGCGTGTTTCTTTCTtttccccttcctttcccccaaTCCCTCCAAGCAACGTTGACGCGAGCGCGGGCTGCGTACGCACGCAAATCTGTCTGTCTACCTTTCGCTGTCACCGCCCACCGTCCCCCCCTTCCATCCCGTTCAACAAAAATAAATAAGATAGCTTCacttttgttttctcttttgcaaCTCCTCCTTGTGCCTGCGGATGCCACGGAGCAGACGACTCAGATTACACCTTTTATTTGACAAATTTCGTCAGATATATAAATCGAGAGGCTCAACTGTAATTGTTTTTCTCTTGCCAAAATTATTGGCTGCAGGAGCAAGGAAGCAGGCGGGCACCGGCTGCCGTCGTCCACGGGGCTCGGCTGTCAACCCACCTTGGCAGCCACCCCACAATTCCGCCTCCAGCTTCTCCGGCCACCCAGGACCGACGAGGTAAGCACCAACAAACAAATTCCCAATCTTTTTCTTTCTTATTATACATCACATGTTGACCCTGACAAAGACGTGTAGGACACACACGGTCCGGGTTTGTTGGCCGAGCTGGGGCACACAAATCTCGTGGCACACATGTTTTCTCCCTCTCTATTTGCAGCGCTTGAATGAATCCAGTTCAATTTATGCCAACCGCGTGCCAGGACCGACACGACAGCTTGTTGATCTCTTCTTCTTATGTATGTATGACTcagggcagggcagggcagggcagAGCAGGACAAACACATACCACAACACCAGCTCCTCCTCCTACTCATTGGCAGAATCTGATTGATTGATTGCTGAGAGGCACCAAAAGGGATATGGCATCCTTCCACCGGCCCCTCTCCGCCATGGCGGTCGCCGCCTTTGCCGCCGTCTCCTCCATCGAGCTGCCTGACAAATTCTCCCACCACAACAGgctccccgacgatgtcgtctcTCTTCCCGCCAGCAAACCAGAGGCCATCACAGCACCTTCAGCCCCGCCGCTGTCCGGCCTGCAGTTCATGCCACGGAACCTCCAGGCTTTTGACCCGGCAAAGGCGCCCGTCGCGTCCCTGCCGGTCATTCAGACGGTTTACCAGTACGCGAGGTTCGCCAAGACCTCACCGGAACAAGAGGTGGCGTTACCGGCCATCCCTTCCTCCTCGTCGGATGCTCTGTACCGCTGGCATCTGCCGGACCCGAGGGCGTGCCACGGCTCGCCCGACAGGTCCCAGACGGTTGTAGTTTTGCTCGGCTGGCTGGGCTCGAAGCAGAAGCATCTGAAGAGATATGCCGATTGGTACACCTCCAGGGGGTTCCACGCCGTCACCTTCACCCTCCCCATGTCCGACATCGTCAGCTATAATGTCGGAGGGAAGGCCGAGAAGAATGTGGAGATGCTCTCTGAACATCTTGGTGATTGGGTCAGGGAGGAGGACGGGAAGAAGATTGTTTTTCACACTTTCAGTAACACCGGCTGGCTTTGGTATGTCTGCAGTTCCTTTGGATCTAAGAATTAACTGAAACTCTTTTTGGATTTTTCAAGCTTAATTATGGCTTTGTGTTGCTGCTGTAGCTATGGCGTAATACTGGAGAACTTGCAGCGGCAGGATCCTTCAGCAGTGGAGAAAATCAAGGGTTCCATAATCGATTCAGCGCCTGTTGCTGTTCCGGACTCTCAGGTAAAAACTGTAGCTAACCTCACATACCTAAATGGTATTAGGTGGTTATTGAAATCCTATAAAAATATCCTATTTGTAAATTCTGCACATCCAAAGTTTGTTGTTTATTATGCTGAACGAATGTGTCGTCAGTTGTGTTTTATCCTTCTtatttgcatatctgtcatttaCTCTGTTCCTCAATTATTATTTTTGAACACCACGCAGGACAACGGTTTGTTCGAACATAAACATTGTTATTTAATTTTTGTGTTCTTTTTTCTGAACTTAGGTGTGGGCTCTAGGTTTCTCAGCTGCTATCATGAAGAAACACAGTGTGGCAACAAAAGGCGCTGCACCAAATACAAGGTCTGACGTCATAGTTGTGGAGTCCCAGAAAGATATCAGACCAGCAGCTACCGAGGCGGTTCTACTATCTGCATTGGAAAAGTTTTTTGATCTTGTTCTGAACTATCCGGCCGTAAATAGGTACGCAGCTCATCCACATTTGCAGAAGTAGGAGTTCTGTGCATTTTCAGCCTTGTGGACAATATCCAAATTCTCTAAGCCTTTTCAGTACATCTGTTTTTAAATGTGAGGCATGGCATCTGACTCATAGAAGAGTTCATTGTTTGTTTGATGATTCATCAGTATTCCTGTTATCATCGATTATATTATGCCAGATGCCAAGGCGCATGATGTAACTGAGCTTTGACAACAAAATACCAATTACAGAAATAGTGTAAGAATGCCATAGAATCTCTTGCAAATGCAGTAAACCATGCAGGCGACTGCACCAGTATTTGTCATGTCTCGTGTTATAACTAACATCTGATCATAAATAATATAAGAAACTACCCAATTACTGAAATAGTGTAACACTGTCATAGAACATGTCCTAAATGTAGTACATTACTAAAAAGTGCTGTTAATCAACATTGTGTTTTTATTTTCTTGCAGGAGGTTGTCTGGTGTTATGGAGCTTTTGTCCTCAAACCAACCAAGCTGTCCTCAGCTGTACATATACAGCTCCGCAGATCGGGTTATCCCAGCAAAGTCGGTGGAGTCATTCGTGGAGAGGCAACGGAAAGCAGGGTGCGAGGTGAGGTCGTGTGACTTTGTGTCGTCCCCTCATGTCGACCATTACCGCAGCAATCCGGGGCTGTACACCTCTCAGCTGACCAACTTCTTGGAGGACTGCGTGCTGGCCCGCCGCGAGGActcctcgtcgccgtcaccgTCTGCATAGGGTGTTTCTGCAGCAATACCAACATATTCTTTCCTGGTGATCCATTGAAATGTACCAGGATTATACATCGACTAATTATACATCTGACCCAATTTACTCGTTCCTTGTTGTTGGTTCGCTTGTGGGTTTATGTTAGGAGGCACAACTGTAAAAAACGTGAGGGAGAAAAGCAAAACAAAATTATGGTTGGCTTGCTGTTGGTTCCAGTGCACAAGCACAAACCATTGATTTGTGTGGGAGGGAGATGTGTTTGTTTCTTTGTGCATACTCTGAATCTCGAATGACTGGTTTACTTTCTCTCTGTGTGGTTCGGGCTGTGATCCTGCAAATTTCTTGTGCCTACTGAAGAAAGTTTCTATTTACATACATGGAGTTATTTCCGGTGTTCCAAATATTCAGAGTTGGGGCTGTGAAAGGAAATATTCAGATGTCTGCTGTTGTGCTTGAGTGAATGTTCTGAAATGAAATGGATCAAATGCTTCCAGTGTACCCCAAATGTGAGAGCAAAAATTAAGGAGGGACATCTGATGCACAAATTAACAGTTGGCTTTACAGATTTGAATCAAGACAAGTCATTGTTAATTGATCATGAAGTGAGAGCACAAATCAGGTAACACACAATACATGAACAGGCCAAACCATGGTGCAAATCAGATAAAGGaacgaacacacacacacacattgattGCTCACGGGTGACCACATATCAGCGCCCAGCCACACGGGTGGGACGGACACGTACTCCGGGTCCAAGAGAGGACGGTGGCTCCAGGGGTGTCGTCCCCTCAGGTCGACCACTACCGCTGCAATCCGGGGCTCTACGCCTCTCAGCTCACTAACTTTTTAGAGGACTGTGTGCTGGCCGGGCATGAGGACTCCTCGTCGTCGTCACCGTCTGCGTAGGGTGTTTCTGCAGCAATACCAACATATTTGTTCCTGGTGAACCATTGAAATGTACCAGGATTATACATCGACTAATTAATATATGTAAACTACGTCTCCTTTTTTTTTGCGGAAAAAAAAGGGTTAGAAAATTAAAATACTTCATCACATTTCGTTGCAGGAAAGGAATCATCAACAACAGAAGTATGTCGGGGAGTTTTTTCTCATCACTTGTGAGGTTTTTTTTAGGGCTATGTGCAATTTTTATAATAATTAAAGGGTTACGTGCAATTTTGTTATTCATTAGATATTTTTTATATTAATTAAAGTGTATGTGCAATTTTTAGAACTTCATTTTGTAGCGTTATAACCTAATGCACTTGAATTAAGGCAATTTATGCACAAATCAAATAATCAGCACTATGTGAATAGTCATTATTCATTGATCATGACAAGACAAAAGAAAAGGAGTACATGACACATCCACAATACACGAGCGTACACACAGGTCCATATCTGACAGATATGCAATTGGAAAGATATACATAATCACGGAAGGTGATGGACATATATACATATATAGAGCTTGACAGACGGATACATTCCAGAGCAGAAATAAATTCTTCGACCCATAATTAATCTTGTGCGCTCTGTACGTCGGCCGTCCATATGCCATATAGTATATGTGGACCGACCAATATGCTTTGCCATTCATAAAGATAATTCATTGTGAAGCACTGGCCAGCTTATAAAATTCCTCAGCAATTATTTCCTCTGTACTGAAATGCTTCACCTGCGCAGAATGCATATACATGCCAAAAATAATTACCGGAGACCGGAGAGAAAAGTAATACTAGTGTATAAATTAATTAACCGAGCGCTAGGTATGTATACGTGTACCTCGCATCCTTTTTGCATCAGCTTATTTAGTGTTCTGTCATCATAAATATGGAACATGTCCCACAAATGCAGGCGATGGAGAGACGGAAGGCGCAACAATCCCTCGGGAAGCTTCCTTATATTGAATAATTCAAGCGTTAAACTTTC
This sequence is a window from Aegilops tauschii subsp. strangulata cultivar AL8/78 chromosome 7, Aet v6.0, whole genome shotgun sequence. Protein-coding genes within it:
- the LOC109736515 gene encoding uncharacterized protein, yielding MASFHRPLSAMAVAAFAAVSSIELPDKFSHHNRLPDDVVSLPASKPEAITAPSAPPLSGLQFMPRNLQAFDPAKAPVASLPVIQTVYQYARFAKTSPEQEVALPAIPSSSSDALYRWHLPDPRACHGSPDRSQTVVVLLGWLGSKQKHLKRYADWYTSRGFHAVTFTLPMSDIVSYNVGGKAEKNVEMLSEHLGDWVREEDGKKIVFHTFSNTGWLCYGVILENLQRQDPSAVEKIKGSIIDSAPVAVPDSQVWALGFSAAIMKKHSVATKGAAPNTRSDVIVVESQKDIRPAATEAVLLSALEKFFDLVLNYPAVNRRLSGVMELLSSNQPSCPQLYIYSSADRVIPAKSVESFVERQRKAGCEVRSCDFVSSPHVDHYRSNPGLYTSQLTNFLEDCVLARREDSSSPSPSA